The following proteins are encoded in a genomic region of bacterium:
- a CDS encoding methyltransferase domain-containing protein: MHSDTLTQTMLTARGISCLPKPPGDPARQTSGRTLDHVASVYDLLEPLMMFGLDAVIRREVITLLALKGSEKVLDVGCGTGTLTRQIARSLSDPERSCVVGVDAATAMIEVARRKAEKMPNVAFESTLAEQLPFADSSFDCAVSTMFFHHINADLKCRALNEIWRTLVPGGKTIIVDITPPTNWFGSICVWAGYFLFQQAEIRENIEGKLETAFTRSKFRQWHTVAHHAGYVSVYVLEK, translated from the coding sequence ATGCACTCTGACACCCTCACTCAAACCATGCTGACAGCGCGCGGCATCAGCTGCCTGCCCAAACCGCCGGGAGATCCGGCGCGTCAAACCTCCGGCCGTACTCTGGATCATGTGGCCAGCGTATACGATCTGCTTGAACCCCTGATGATGTTCGGCCTCGATGCGGTCATCCGGCGCGAAGTGATCACCTTGCTCGCGCTGAAGGGGAGCGAGAAGGTCCTGGATGTCGGCTGCGGCACCGGAACCCTCACCCGCCAGATCGCCCGCTCCCTTTCCGACCCGGAACGCTCCTGCGTGGTCGGCGTCGACGCCGCGACGGCGATGATCGAGGTCGCACGCCGCAAGGCGGAGAAGATGCCCAATGTCGCTTTCGAGTCCACGCTGGCGGAGCAGCTTCCCTTTGCGGACAGCTCTTTTGACTGCGCCGTTTCGACCATGTTTTTCCATCACATCAACGCCGACCTCAAGTGCCGGGCCTTGAATGAGATCTGGCGGACCCTGGTGCCGGGCGGGAAAACCATCATCGTGGATATCACCCCCCCGACAAACTGGTTCGGGTCGATTTGCGTCTGGGCCGGATACTTCCTGTTCCAACAGGCGGAGATCCGGGAAAATATCGAGGGCAAGCTGGAGACGGCGTTTACCCGTTCGAAATTCCGGCAGTGGCACACCGTTGCCCATCACGCTGGGTATGTGTCTGTTTATGTATTGGAAAAATAA
- a CDS encoding MFS transporter: protein MSGIATTPAGQGEVHAKRLFFCSCIALISTSVAFAVIGDIMGTLKTTFVLTNAQVGQIGGAALWGFTLSIIVLGPLCDALGMRSLLRFAWICHLVGPLLMMAATGFWALFAGALILSLGNGTVEAACNPLVATLYPDRKTQMLNRFHVWFPGGIVIGGLLCFAFSQFGLGSYKLRLGLILIPTLSYGLLFLGQSFPVTERVRSGVSFSGMVRATLGRPLFLVFFLCMGITASLELGPNRWIPAILQAGGMHGILVLVWISGLMAVLRFFAGPIVHRLSPTGMLVGSAVLSGLGLFWLSYAETMTLALASATVFALGVCYFWPTMLGVVAERVPKGGALALSLMGGMGMLASGMLASPWLGRIADQNLPARLDAPGAVAVLQQVVEVYTPLASAARDPFKSEIQAAVTDASATLAQSGSGRPLPAGTANTLRHAVSAAASAPDSPEAGAVVAQVKAVLDPADNYGGRMAFRRLAPLSVVIVLVFGTIYICDRRRGGYKVVAIDAPEARMDK from the coding sequence ATGTCGGGAATCGCAACCACGCCAGCAGGTCAGGGAGAAGTCCATGCCAAACGCCTTTTCTTTTGCAGTTGCATCGCGCTCATCTCCACCTCCGTGGCCTTCGCGGTGATTGGCGATATCATGGGGACGCTGAAGACGACGTTTGTCCTGACCAATGCGCAGGTAGGGCAGATCGGGGGGGCCGCCTTATGGGGCTTTACCCTCTCGATCATCGTGCTGGGACCGTTGTGTGATGCGCTCGGCATGCGGTCGCTGTTACGGTTCGCCTGGATTTGTCATCTGGTCGGCCCGCTATTGATGATGGCCGCCACCGGGTTCTGGGCCCTTTTTGCCGGTGCCCTCATCCTCTCGCTCGGGAATGGGACGGTTGAGGCCGCGTGTAATCCCCTCGTGGCCACGCTCTATCCGGACCGCAAGACCCAGATGCTGAACCGCTTCCACGTCTGGTTTCCCGGCGGCATCGTGATCGGTGGCCTGTTGTGTTTCGCGTTCAGTCAATTCGGACTTGGCTCCTATAAGCTGCGTCTGGGGCTCATTCTCATCCCGACCCTCAGCTATGGCCTTCTCTTCCTGGGGCAATCCTTCCCGGTCACCGAGCGCGTCCGCTCCGGTGTTTCGTTCAGCGGCATGGTCCGGGCCACGCTGGGCCGTCCACTGTTCCTGGTGTTTTTCCTTTGCATGGGCATCACCGCCTCGCTGGAACTGGGACCGAACCGCTGGATCCCTGCCATTCTGCAGGCGGGCGGCATGCACGGGATCCTCGTGCTGGTATGGATCTCCGGGCTGATGGCCGTGCTGCGTTTCTTTGCCGGACCGATCGTACACCGCCTGTCGCCCACCGGGATGTTGGTGGGGTCGGCCGTGTTGTCGGGCTTGGGGTTGTTCTGGCTGAGTTACGCCGAAACCATGACCCTGGCCCTGGCCTCGGCCACCGTGTTTGCGTTGGGGGTCTGCTATTTCTGGCCGACCATGCTCGGAGTCGTCGCGGAACGTGTGCCCAAGGGGGGCGCGCTGGCCCTCTCGCTCATGGGCGGCATGGGTATGCTCGCCTCAGGCATGCTCGCGTCCCCCTGGCTGGGCCGCATCGCCGACCAAAACCTGCCTGCGCGACTGGACGCGCCCGGTGCGGTCGCTGTGCTCCAGCAGGTGGTGGAGGTGTATACGCCGCTGGCCTCCGCCGCCCGGGATCCGTTCAAGAGTGAGATCCAGGCCGCGGTCACGGATGCCTCCGCGACCCTGGCGCAGTCCGGCTCCGGGCGTCCCTTGCCTGCTGGAACCGCCAACACGCTGCGCCACGCGGTCTCGGCCGCCGCCTCGGCGCCTGATTCCCCCGAGGCCGGCGCCGTGGTCGCCCAGGTGAAAGCCGTACTGGATCCCGCCGACAATTATGGCGGCCGCATGGCGTTCCGCCGGCTGGCCCCTCTGTCCGTGGTGATCGTGCTGGTGTTCGGGACGATTTATATTTGCGACCGCCGGCGCGGTGGGTATAAGGTGGTCGCGATTGATGCACCCGAAGCAAGGATGGATAAATGA
- a CDS encoding response regulator transcription factor translates to MHVMVVEDDKMMAAALAKGIREDGYYVTTCGTAADALKPVEGDPVDLFLLDIGLPDRSGLEVLQVLRSRNCVAPVIILTARDAVRDRVKGLDAGADDYLVKPFSLAELLARIRARLRRPEAPNAAILKVDELAIDVLNRRVMRGASEITLTGQEFELLRYLAVNVGKTVSREMIARDVWHIESRATPLDNVIDVHISHLRAKVDRGFDKELIRTVYGVGFALKGNK, encoded by the coding sequence ATGCATGTGATGGTTGTGGAAGATGATAAAATGATGGCGGCCGCCCTCGCCAAGGGGATCAGGGAGGACGGCTATTACGTGACGACCTGCGGGACGGCGGCCGATGCCCTGAAACCGGTGGAGGGCGACCCCGTTGACCTGTTTCTCCTGGATATCGGGTTGCCCGACCGGAGCGGGTTGGAGGTGCTGCAGGTGCTCCGGTCCCGGAACTGCGTGGCCCCCGTGATTATCCTGACGGCGCGCGATGCAGTGCGGGATCGTGTCAAGGGACTGGATGCCGGCGCGGATGATTATCTTGTAAAGCCCTTTTCCCTCGCGGAATTACTGGCGAGAATCCGGGCCCGGCTCCGCCGCCCCGAGGCTCCGAATGCGGCGATCCTGAAGGTGGATGAGCTGGCCATCGATGTGTTGAACCGGAGGGTCATGCGGGGCGCCAGCGAGATCACCCTGACCGGTCAGGAGTTCGAGTTGCTCAGGTACCTTGCGGTGAATGTCGGGAAAACGGTGTCGCGCGAGATGATCGCCCGGGATGTCTGGCACATTGAGTCACGGGCGACCCCTTTGGATAATGTCATTGACGTCCATATCTCGCATTTGCGGGCGAAGGTAGACCGGGGCTTTGACAAGGAGTTGATCCGGACCGTCTATGGCGTCGGGTTTGCACTGAAGGGAAACAAATGA
- a CDS encoding SDR family oxidoreductase, whose product MHVFIAGAGGPLGKQLINAFLDKDAQVTAMGFSKQEFAGLYHPRLTTMACDVTKPEQLVGICKGADMVLSCIGITRMRSQLTHMDVDYQGNLNLLNAAKAQGVRKFAFITPIGAEHGEAHGVPLLQAKYLFKKELRKSGLDWVIFRAGGFFADLMEMGRMAEKGTMVVVGPGTNVFTPVDVKDVARVMAEDSLTRSNTEVEIGGPQDMSWNEICLACFAHYGKKPRIIHVPARLCAAILPILKLFSPTNYAMGKLVLFMSTHDLKTEKRGKLSFADYLKNCSTPVTASSPR is encoded by the coding sequence ATGCACGTTTTTATTGCAGGCGCAGGGGGCCCTCTTGGTAAACAGCTGATTAATGCCTTCCTGGACAAGGACGCACAGGTTACCGCCATGGGGTTCAGTAAGCAGGAGTTCGCCGGGTTATATCATCCCCGGCTCACCACCATGGCTTGTGACGTCACCAAGCCCGAGCAACTCGTGGGGATATGCAAGGGGGCCGACATGGTGCTGTCCTGCATTGGCATCACCCGGATGCGGAGTCAGCTAACCCACATGGATGTGGACTATCAGGGAAATCTCAACCTCCTCAACGCGGCCAAAGCCCAAGGCGTACGGAAGTTCGCCTTCATCACACCGATCGGCGCCGAGCATGGTGAAGCACACGGGGTCCCGCTGCTACAGGCCAAATACCTCTTCAAGAAAGAGCTGAGGAAATCAGGCCTGGATTGGGTCATCTTCCGGGCGGGCGGTTTTTTTGCCGACCTCATGGAGATGGGCCGGATGGCGGAAAAAGGCACGATGGTTGTCGTCGGGCCCGGCACCAATGTCTTTACGCCCGTTGATGTAAAGGACGTGGCCCGGGTGATGGCGGAGGACAGCCTGACCCGGAGCAATACGGAGGTCGAGATAGGCGGACCGCAAGATATGAGCTGGAACGAGATCTGCCTGGCCTGTTTTGCCCATTACGGAAAGAAACCGCGGATTATCCATGTGCCGGCCAGATTATGTGCGGCCATCCTCCCTATCCTGAAGCTCTTCTCCCCCACGAATTATGCCATGGGCAAACTCGTGCTGTTCATGTCCACGCATGATTTAAAAACCGAGAAACGAGGAAAACTGAGTTTTGCGGACTATTTGAAGAATTGCTCAACACCGGTTACAGCTTCTTCTCCGAGGTGA
- a CDS encoding NAD(P)/FAD-dependent oxidoreductase: MKHVVVVGGGFGGLRVVRHLADAPVRITLLNRRNYHLFQPLLYQVATAGLGPTDIAHSLRSILKTQRNVDIRLAEVTHVDLAGKTVVTDSGSLAYDYLVLAVGGETNFFGMTSITEHAFGLKDLDDAENIRNHVLGRFERAVQESDPLKRRALLTFVVVGGGPTGVECAGALSELFRLVLIRDYHQLNIKDVRIVLLENGDRLLAGFPDRLRATAEETLWRKYVEVRFGAGVCEYDGTHVLLKSGERIPAQTLVWAAGVRAERLTSGLGVELDRLKRIRVQPTLQLPGHPEVFAIGDCAQPEGDGQAVYPMIGPVAIQQAEAAATNIWRLLADEPLEPFRYRDPGSMATIGRNAAVVRLGPMQLTGFPAWLIWLVVHIAFLIGFRNRLLVLINWSWDYFFFDRAVRLITSEKKL; the protein is encoded by the coding sequence ATGAAACATGTCGTCGTGGTGGGGGGTGGATTTGGCGGATTGCGTGTGGTGCGACACCTGGCTGATGCGCCGGTCCGGATTACATTGCTGAACCGCCGGAATTATCATCTGTTCCAACCATTGCTCTACCAGGTGGCCACCGCCGGCTTGGGCCCCACCGATATTGCCCACTCCCTCCGGTCGATCCTGAAGACGCAACGGAATGTCGATATCCGACTGGCTGAGGTCACGCATGTGGATTTGGCCGGTAAGACCGTGGTCACGGATTCGGGCTCCCTGGCTTACGACTACCTGGTGCTGGCGGTGGGCGGGGAAACCAACTTCTTCGGGATGACCTCCATTACGGAACATGCCTTCGGCTTGAAGGATCTGGACGATGCCGAGAATATCCGCAACCATGTGCTGGGCCGTTTCGAGCGGGCGGTCCAGGAGTCGGACCCTCTGAAGCGCCGGGCATTGCTGACCTTTGTGGTGGTTGGCGGCGGGCCGACGGGCGTTGAATGCGCGGGGGCCCTGTCCGAACTGTTCCGCCTGGTCCTCATCCGCGACTACCACCAGCTTAACATCAAGGACGTCCGCATTGTGCTGCTTGAAAACGGGGACCGCCTGCTGGCCGGCTTCCCGGACCGGCTGCGGGCCACCGCCGAAGAGACGCTATGGCGGAAATACGTCGAGGTCCGTTTCGGCGCGGGGGTGTGTGAATACGATGGCACCCATGTGTTGTTGAAGAGCGGGGAGCGGATCCCGGCCCAGACGCTGGTGTGGGCTGCCGGGGTGCGGGCTGAACGGCTGACGAGCGGACTGGGGGTGGAGTTAGACCGGCTTAAGCGTATCCGGGTTCAGCCCACGCTGCAACTCCCGGGGCATCCGGAGGTCTTTGCAATTGGCGATTGCGCCCAACCCGAGGGGGACGGACAAGCGGTCTATCCCATGATCGGTCCCGTCGCGATCCAGCAGGCGGAAGCGGCGGCCACCAACATCTGGCGGCTGCTGGCGGACGAGCCGCTCGAACCGTTCCGGTACCGCGATCCCGGTTCCATGGCCACGATCGGCCGCAACGCCGCAGTCGTGCGGCTGGGCCCCATGCAACTCACTGGGTTTCCGGCCTGGCTGATCTGGCTGGTGGTGCACATCGCCTTCCTGATCGGCTTCCGGAACCGCCTGCTTGTTCTCATCAACTGGTCATGGGATTATTTTTTCTTCGACCGTGCGGTACGGCTAATCACCTCGGAGAAGAAGCTGTAA
- a CDS encoding Gfo/Idh/MocA family oxidoreductase, whose amino-acid sequence MKRKIRMGMVGGGPGAFIGGVHRMTARLDGNIELVCGAFSSDPAKSKSMAEELFLPAARCYDSYDLLFEAESRLPPGDRMDFVSIVTPNVRHFDIAMKALDHGFHVVCDKPMTFDFSQAQRLHKKVKESGLLFCVTYNYTAYPMVKQARAMVASGVLGELRKIIVEYSLGWLAAPNAGKQAIWRVDPLQAGSTACMGDIGTHSENLIRYVTGLEIEALCSDLSTFVEGRTLDDDGSVMLRFKGGAKGLIHASEVYTGEENRLSLKICGSKGSLVWNQETPEELTVKTNDAPMQVLRRGWAGTIPEIGKFTRIPAGHPEGFLEAFANIYNEFAKAVDARLRNETYQADFPTVEDGLDGMLFLKRVIESNQSASKWTPFAL is encoded by the coding sequence ATGAAACGAAAGATCAGGATGGGAATGGTTGGCGGCGGTCCCGGCGCGTTCATCGGCGGCGTTCACCGGATGACGGCGCGTCTTGACGGCAACATCGAACTCGTATGCGGAGCGTTCAGCTCGGATCCGGCAAAAAGCAAATCCATGGCCGAGGAACTGTTCCTTCCCGCCGCCCGCTGCTACGACTCCTATGACCTCCTGTTTGAAGCCGAGTCGCGCCTCCCGCCCGGCGACCGCATGGACTTCGTGTCTATCGTGACTCCCAACGTCCGGCATTTTGATATCGCGATGAAGGCGCTTGATCACGGGTTCCATGTGGTCTGCGACAAGCCCATGACGTTTGATTTCAGCCAGGCTCAACGTCTTCATAAAAAAGTGAAGGAGAGCGGACTGCTCTTTTGTGTGACGTATAACTACACCGCCTATCCGATGGTCAAGCAGGCCCGGGCGATGGTCGCCAGCGGGGTTCTGGGTGAGCTCCGCAAGATCATCGTGGAATACTCCCTCGGCTGGCTTGCCGCCCCGAATGCCGGAAAACAGGCCATCTGGCGGGTCGACCCCCTGCAGGCCGGATCGACCGCTTGCATGGGCGATATCGGCACTCATTCTGAAAACCTGATCCGGTATGTCACCGGACTTGAAATCGAGGCGCTCTGCTCCGATCTCAGCACGTTTGTCGAAGGCCGGACACTGGATGATGACGGCTCCGTGATGCTCCGTTTCAAGGGCGGGGCGAAGGGCCTCATCCATGCCAGCGAAGTGTACACAGGGGAAGAGAACCGGCTTTCACTGAAAATCTGCGGTTCCAAAGGCTCCCTCGTATGGAACCAGGAAACCCCGGAAGAACTGACGGTCAAAACCAACGATGCCCCGATGCAGGTCCTGCGCCGCGGTTGGGCTGGAACTATCCCGGAAATCGGAAAATTCACCCGAATACCGGCGGGCCACCCGGAAGGCTTCCTGGAAGCCTTCGCCAATATCTACAACGAGTTTGCCAAGGCCGTTGATGCCCGACTGAGAAATGAGACCTATCAGGCGGACTTCCCGACCGTCGAGGATGGGTTGGATGGCATGCTGTTCCTCAAGCGTGTCATCGAGTCTAACCAGAGCGCCTCGAAATGGACGCCCTTCGCGCTGTAA
- a CDS encoding inorganic phosphate transporter → MLTLILIVLVIALAFEYINGFHDTANSIATTVSTKVLSPRQAVFMATCFNLLGAMAGISVAKTIGQGLVDTAYVGIDTILAALLGAIIWNLLTWWLGLPSSSSHALIGSLCGATLASSQGNWHVIKWAVSNPVTGHTEGLWPKVIMPMFVSPAVGFIGGALLMGLLVVLLHKMRPLLINKIFSKLQLASAAWISFSHGTNDAQKTMGIIALILFTATTKSNAFGVLPPWLEFLRTPEFTVATWIKVTCALTMAAGTAAGGWRIIRTMGHKIVRMQPIHGFAAQTTAATVISIATHWGIPLSTTHVISTSIMGVGATKRLSAVKWGIVGRIVWAWVLTIPVTALLGYWIEKALLPFWGK, encoded by the coding sequence ATGCTCACCCTCATCCTGATAGTGTTAGTGATCGCCCTGGCCTTTGAGTACATCAACGGCTTCCATGACACGGCCAACTCCATTGCCACCACGGTATCGACCAAGGTCCTGAGCCCGCGGCAAGCCGTGTTCATGGCCACCTGCTTCAATCTTCTGGGTGCCATGGCCGGGATCTCGGTGGCCAAAACGATTGGACAAGGGTTGGTGGATACGGCCTATGTGGGGATCGACACCATTCTGGCCGCCCTGCTGGGGGCCATCATCTGGAACCTGCTGACCTGGTGGCTGGGACTGCCGTCCAGTTCAAGCCACGCCCTGATCGGGAGCCTCTGCGGGGCTACGCTGGCCTCCTCCCAGGGGAACTGGCATGTCATCAAATGGGCCGTATCCAATCCCGTCACCGGCCACACGGAGGGGCTCTGGCCCAAGGTGATCATGCCGATGTTTGTCTCCCCTGCCGTCGGGTTTATTGGTGGGGCCTTGCTGATGGGCCTGCTGGTCGTGTTGCTTCACAAAATGCGGCCCCTGCTGATCAATAAGATTTTCTCCAAACTCCAACTGGCCAGCGCCGCCTGGATCAGCTTCAGCCATGGCACCAACGACGCCCAGAAGACCATGGGGATCATCGCCCTGATTCTCTTCACGGCGACCACTAAAAGTAACGCCTTCGGCGTCCTGCCCCCCTGGTTGGAATTTCTGAGAACCCCCGAGTTCACGGTCGCCACCTGGATCAAGGTTACCTGCGCCCTCACCATGGCCGCAGGCACCGCCGCCGGCGGCTGGCGCATTATCCGGACCATGGGCCACAAGATCGTGCGGATGCAGCCGATCCACGGCTTTGCTGCTCAAACCACGGCGGCCACCGTCATTTCCATCGCCACCCACTGGGGGATTCCGCTCTCCACCACCCACGTCATCTCCACCTCTATTATGGGGGTGGGCGCCACCAAGCGGCTCAGCGCCGTGAAGTGGGGCATCGTCGGTCGCATTGTCTGGGCCTGGGTGCTGACCATTCCGGTCACCGCCCTCCTTGGCTACTGGATCGAGAAAGCGCTCCTGCCCTTCTGGGGGAAGTAA
- a CDS encoding tyrosine-type recombinase/integrase, whose protein sequence is MPSIHKRDGRPYWYAAFYNGDGLRSLKSTGTNDKKEAMRRCLEWAEASKTGREGRLTQERARKVLADIFARSNKEMLPTSTVREYLESWLSKKELEVEESSLVQYRTARNTLLDHLGAKANRSIETITLRDVSALRDTLARRMAAASVNKTLKILGGVWRQARKDGLIDDDIFSKISPVKGLQGKRRPFTGEELKLILGVSDNEWRGMILFGYYVGARLSDIASLTWANVDFANKELHFTAQKTKRPMHVPLAGVLVQYLMALPSSDDPHAPLFPSSYEGNRSGTLSNRFYNIMVSAGLVPKRSHEKAKGGRDSRRVLNELSFHCLRHSAASALRNNGVTDVVAMTLLGHESAAIARNYTKIDRSSLRAAVDKLPDLTK, encoded by the coding sequence ATGCCCAGCATACACAAGAGAGATGGTCGCCCATATTGGTACGCCGCTTTTTACAATGGTGACGGACTTAGATCATTAAAGTCCACCGGTACTAATGATAAGAAAGAAGCCATGCGCCGTTGTCTCGAATGGGCTGAGGCATCAAAGACCGGCCGGGAGGGCCGGCTGACACAAGAACGGGCTCGCAAAGTTTTGGCTGACATATTCGCCAGATCTAACAAGGAAATGCTCCCAACGAGTACGGTAAGGGAATACCTCGAAAGCTGGCTTTCAAAGAAAGAGCTGGAAGTTGAGGAATCCTCCCTTGTGCAGTATCGAACAGCTCGGAATACACTCCTTGACCATTTGGGGGCCAAGGCGAATCGATCTATCGAAACGATCACATTGAGGGACGTTTCAGCGTTGCGTGATACTTTGGCCCGACGCATGGCGGCTGCAAGCGTCAACAAAACGTTAAAGATACTTGGCGGCGTATGGCGCCAGGCCCGGAAAGATGGGTTGATTGATGACGACATATTCTCGAAAATATCTCCTGTGAAGGGGTTGCAAGGCAAGCGCCGACCTTTCACGGGCGAGGAATTAAAACTTATTCTTGGGGTTTCCGATAATGAATGGAGGGGAATGATTCTCTTTGGTTATTATGTCGGTGCTCGTCTGTCGGATATCGCCTCATTGACTTGGGCTAATGTGGATTTCGCCAATAAGGAACTTCACTTTACCGCCCAGAAAACAAAACGCCCAATGCACGTTCCTCTGGCTGGGGTCCTCGTGCAATATCTTATGGCGCTACCGTCCAGTGATGATCCTCATGCTCCCTTATTCCCATCTTCATATGAAGGTAACCGTTCAGGCACTCTGAGTAATCGGTTTTACAACATTATGGTCAGTGCTGGGCTTGTGCCGAAACGCTCTCACGAGAAGGCGAAAGGTGGGCGTGATTCCAGGCGTGTCCTGAATGAACTCTCGTTTCACTGTCTACGCCATTCCGCGGCAAGCGCCTTGCGGAATAATGGCGTAACGGACGTTGTGGCTATGACTTTGTTGGGGCATGAGTCGGCTGCGATCGCAAGAAATTACACGAAGATTGACCGCTCTTCGCTACGAGCCGCTGTTGACAAGCTCCCAGACCTCACAAAGTAA
- a CDS encoding ATP-binding protein, which translates to MKTPLRLRMFYWLVALLVLFVALQFAIFSIIEFRAWIHHPEGRLREHLMEAVTGVGWDLAMLPLLIWVAWWISRWMIQPVRTITLAADNICAGHFEERISTGDMPDDEMRRMATTINAAFDYYHEAVERLRRFSGDASHQLRTPLAAMQSVGEVALSRDRPPEEYRQALADMLEEVRRMARVTEQLLRLARLERTEVRASFVRMDIGQVAHRTAEIYQPLCEEKRVNLRLETEEGLQVLGNGDLLVEMLANLLDNALRVTPNGGDILMKVEQESAGGVLITVADTGPGIAPELAGRVFELFGQVPGTRQTGAGLGLAIVAAIAKAHGGQVELSTLHARGAVFHVRLPLLPSMS; encoded by the coding sequence ATGAAAACACCGTTGCGTCTGCGCATGTTCTACTGGTTGGTGGCCCTGCTGGTGCTCTTTGTGGCCCTGCAGTTCGCCATCTTCAGCATCATCGAGTTCCGTGCCTGGATACATCATCCGGAAGGACGGTTGCGTGAACATCTGATGGAGGCGGTTACGGGAGTGGGCTGGGATCTGGCCATGCTTCCCCTGCTGATCTGGGTCGCCTGGTGGATTTCACGGTGGATGATCCAGCCGGTCAGGACCATTACCCTGGCGGCTGACAACATCTGTGCCGGCCATTTTGAAGAGCGGATCTCCACCGGCGATATGCCCGATGATGAGATGCGGCGCATGGCCACCACGATCAATGCCGCCTTCGACTATTATCATGAGGCCGTCGAGCGCTTGCGCCGGTTCAGCGGTGACGCCTCGCATCAATTGCGGACGCCCCTGGCGGCGATGCAAAGCGTGGGGGAGGTCGCCCTGTCACGCGACCGCCCGCCCGAGGAGTACCGGCAGGCGCTGGCGGATATGCTGGAAGAAGTCAGGCGGATGGCGCGCGTGACCGAACAGTTGCTGAGGCTCGCCCGACTGGAACGGACAGAAGTCCGCGCCTCCTTTGTCCGGATGGACATCGGGCAAGTCGCGCACCGGACGGCGGAGATTTATCAGCCGTTGTGCGAGGAGAAACGGGTGAATTTGCGCCTGGAGACCGAGGAGGGGCTTCAGGTGCTGGGGAATGGAGATCTGTTGGTGGAGATGCTGGCCAACCTTCTTGACAATGCCCTTCGGGTTACCCCGAACGGAGGAGATATTCTCATGAAAGTGGAGCAGGAGTCTGCGGGCGGGGTGCTGATCACCGTAGCCGATACGGGGCCGGGGATCGCTCCGGAATTGGCCGGGCGCGTGTTCGAGTTGTTCGGGCAGGTCCCCGGAACCCGTCAGACGGGTGCCGGCCTCGGTCTGGCGATCGTGGCGGCCATTGCCAAAGCCCATGGCGGCCAAGTAGAACTGAGTACCCTGCATGCCCGTGGCGCGGTGTTCCATGTGCGGCTACCGCTGCTGCCGTCCATGTCGTGA
- a CDS encoding DUF47 family protein has translation MITAIRRLLGYDDKFFNLLEASADEAKASVQLLLTLIKTPESTTSMGDFIQSRRKDKRITEQITEELCKTFVTPLEREDIESLSLALYKIPKTAEKFSEKYMLCKGMLKDVNFLEQAAILDQTTDTVSQMVKKLRARAHLEDVKEFNNRLHYLEGEADKLMLDLVKDLYSGKHDPLKVIIILDLHETLEKIIDRCRDVGNIIFQVVLKYS, from the coding sequence ATGATAACAGCCATCAGACGACTACTCGGGTACGACGACAAATTCTTCAACCTTCTGGAAGCCAGCGCGGACGAAGCCAAGGCTAGCGTCCAACTGTTGCTGACCCTGATCAAAACGCCGGAAAGCACGACCTCCATGGGCGATTTCATCCAGTCCCGCCGCAAGGACAAGCGCATTACCGAGCAGATCACAGAAGAATTGTGCAAAACCTTCGTGACGCCACTGGAACGTGAGGACATTGAATCCCTCTCCCTGGCCCTCTACAAAATCCCGAAAACCGCTGAGAAATTCAGCGAGAAATACATGCTGTGCAAAGGCATGCTGAAGGATGTGAATTTCCTGGAACAGGCCGCCATCCTGGATCAAACCACGGACACCGTGTCCCAGATGGTCAAAAAACTCCGGGCCCGGGCCCATCTCGAGGACGTAAAGGAATTCAATAACCGGCTCCATTACCTGGAAGGCGAAGCCGACAAATTGATGCTCGATCTGGTCAAGGACTTGTACAGTGGAAAGCATGACCCGCTCAAGGTCATCATCATCCTCGATCTGCACGAGACCCTGGAGAAGATCATCGACCGCTGTCGTGATGTGGGGAATATCATCTTCCAGGTCGTCCTGAAGTATTCCTGA